A genomic stretch from Corynebacterium faecale includes:
- a CDS encoding DUF1266 domain-containing protein, which translates to MTSVEIRVVIILLAVVLVCGAVIWVISTVLRSRRMVEFNKGPGNPDEPAPTQPWRRFTGALSAPHSRPEWVRVNEARRLHSADQVYFGFASALSPFTVVNALRTDWGVKNAAQARQRLATAQRTITEHAAAVMAQRDLPGGREVFRDKLLAAGAPSGALNSFLAAVEAVHADQNPEIMVDVDGLAFDIARVANLARWSGYVRYVEPEQGTGVLDHVGIAAAAVFTNWDDFADAYSRGMATRYKGGTKHYTRAVEWLRTDVNSPWTRQRWLPEVKSVN; encoded by the coding sequence ATGACCAGTGTGGAAATCAGAGTGGTAATCATCCTGCTCGCCGTGGTCCTGGTGTGCGGGGCGGTGATCTGGGTGATCTCAACGGTCCTGCGGAGCCGCCGGATGGTGGAGTTCAATAAGGGACCCGGAAACCCGGATGAACCTGCCCCGACACAACCGTGGCGCAGGTTCACCGGTGCGTTGTCCGCACCCCATTCCCGTCCCGAGTGGGTGCGGGTGAATGAGGCGCGTCGTCTGCACAGCGCTGACCAGGTGTACTTTGGTTTTGCCTCAGCGCTGTCACCCTTCACGGTGGTCAATGCCCTGCGTACTGACTGGGGTGTGAAAAACGCCGCGCAGGCCCGGCAACGGCTGGCTACAGCCCAGCGGACCATCACTGAGCACGCCGCCGCGGTGATGGCGCAACGTGACCTACCCGGTGGGCGCGAGGTTTTCCGGGATAAGCTGCTCGCCGCCGGTGCGCCGTCGGGGGCGCTCAACAGTTTCCTGGCCGCGGTGGAGGCTGTACACGCTGATCAGAATCCGGAGATCATGGTCGATGTGGATGGCCTTGCCTTTGATATTGCGCGTGTGGCCAATCTGGCGCGCTGGTCAGGTTATGTCCGTTATGTGGAGCCGGAGCAGGGCACCGGGGTTCTTGACCATGTGGGTATTGCCGCTGCCGCGGTATTTACCAATTGGGATGACTTCGCCGATGCCTACTCAAGGGGCATGGCCACCCGATACAAGGGCGGCACCAAGCATTACACCAGGGCAGTGGAGTGGCTGCGCACCGACGTGAACAGTCCCTGGACCCGTCAGCGCTGGCTGCCGGAAGTCAAGTCAGTCAACTAG
- a CDS encoding DUF368 domain-containing protein, translating to MSATPPDATSADIQAAQAGTDVHHVYPTKTKRTPLAVLWNLIRGGLIGMAELVPGISGGTVALVIGLYERALHNGERLIDLIKVAIKDRSQLKAAVSKIDWWFLGAVAGGMVTAVFTLSTVLSSFVEDHPEISRGLFLGMVAVSILVPIGMMDGRDAKRRMPLLIPLFIACAVLSFFGTSITSAPQENPSLIIIFIAAAIAVCALVLPGISGSFFLLAVGLYGPIMSSLSNREWDVIGVFMIGAITGVALFIKILSYILEHHRTITLTVMAGLMLGSLRALWPWQDGDANLLAPSGETWPIFTAIIIGAVVVALVMFIERVTSNKNLDSAVVSETDPV from the coding sequence ATGAGCGCCACCCCTCCAGATGCCACCAGCGCAGACATCCAGGCCGCCCAGGCGGGCACGGATGTGCACCACGTCTACCCGACCAAAACCAAGAGAACTCCCCTCGCGGTTCTGTGGAACCTGATCCGCGGTGGCCTGATCGGCATGGCTGAGCTTGTGCCGGGTATCTCCGGCGGTACCGTCGCCCTGGTCATCGGCCTGTACGAACGCGCACTGCACAACGGTGAACGGCTGATCGATCTGATCAAGGTCGCCATCAAGGACCGCTCACAGCTGAAGGCCGCTGTATCCAAGATCGACTGGTGGTTCCTCGGTGCCGTGGCCGGCGGCATGGTCACCGCGGTGTTCACCCTGTCCACCGTGCTGTCCAGCTTCGTGGAGGACCATCCGGAAATCTCCCGCGGTCTGTTCCTGGGCATGGTGGCTGTGTCCATCCTGGTGCCGATCGGCATGATGGATGGCCGCGATGCCAAAAGGCGGATGCCGCTGCTGATCCCACTGTTCATCGCGTGTGCGGTGTTGTCCTTCTTCGGCACGAGCATCACCTCCGCCCCGCAGGAGAACCCTTCCCTGATCATCATCTTCATCGCAGCGGCCATCGCCGTGTGTGCCCTGGTGCTGCCGGGCATCTCGGGATCATTCTTCCTGCTGGCGGTCGGCCTCTACGGCCCGATCATGTCCTCGCTGTCCAACCGCGAATGGGATGTCATCGGAGTGTTCATGATCGGCGCCATCACCGGCGTTGCGCTGTTCATCAAGATACTGTCCTACATTCTCGAACACCACCGCACCATCACCCTGACCGTGATGGCCGGCCTCATGCTCGGTTCACTGCGTGCGCTGTGGCCCTGGCAGGACGGTGATGCCAATCTGCTCGCACCATCCGGTGAAACCTGGCCGATTTTCACCGCCATCATCATCGGCGCCGTGGTGGTTGCCCTGGTGATGTTCATCGAGCGTGTCACCTCCAACAAGAACCTGGATTCCGCTGTGGTCTCGGAGACTGATCCGGTCTAG
- a CDS encoding serine hydrolase domain-containing protein has translation MMDTRKITVISVAVIAAALTVAVGVVIGPNRIATASETTGDRELSTVLRDNAPKGSHRIAAFTLQDGEATFSGLGADEHTEFEIGSITKTFTAELLSNAVERGDLSRDTTVGEVIDIPGADAEDITMEELATHTSGLPRLSNMGVQAFLASVTGGNPYEGNTSDKLFDDTRTATLNNRGQFAYSNFGVALLGQLVARASGTTYAELLQKEILIPLGMSETYLMAPGSVPDDAPRGLTSRGREATAWEMDADAPAGAIRSTAHDMAIYTDHILTQPEVNSTWIEEAEGTYFHNGGTGGYSSMLVLDHSAGTAAFALTDTTSSVDDLGRILLDHARNRSQQ, from the coding sequence ATGATGGACACTCGAAAAATCACAGTCATATCTGTTGCCGTCATCGCGGCAGCACTCACCGTGGCGGTGGGGGTGGTGATCGGCCCCAATCGGATCGCCACGGCATCGGAAACAACAGGCGACCGGGAACTGTCCACCGTCCTCCGGGACAACGCCCCGAAAGGCAGTCACCGGATAGCAGCTTTCACCTTGCAGGACGGGGAGGCAACCTTTTCAGGGTTGGGTGCTGATGAGCACACCGAGTTCGAGATCGGCTCCATCACCAAGACCTTCACCGCAGAACTGTTGAGCAATGCCGTGGAACGTGGCGATCTCTCCCGGGACACCACGGTCGGGGAGGTCATTGATATCCCCGGGGCAGACGCCGAGGACATCACCATGGAGGAGCTGGCCACCCACACCTCCGGCCTCCCACGCCTGAGCAACATGGGTGTGCAGGCGTTTCTCGCCTCGGTCACCGGCGGGAATCCCTACGAGGGCAACACCTCGGACAAGCTTTTCGACGACACCCGCACCGCCACTCTGAACAACCGTGGCCAATTCGCCTATTCCAACTTCGGGGTGGCACTGCTGGGCCAACTCGTGGCGCGGGCCTCCGGAACCACCTATGCCGAGCTGCTCCAGAAGGAAATTCTCATCCCACTGGGCATGTCGGAGACCTACCTGATGGCGCCTGGGTCCGTACCCGACGATGCCCCGCGCGGGCTCACCTCACGTGGCCGGGAAGCGACTGCCTGGGAGATGGATGCCGATGCACCCGCCGGGGCGATCAGATCAACGGCACATGACATGGCCATCTACACCGACCACATCCTCACCCAGCCGGAAGTGAACTCCACCTGGATCGAGGAAGCCGAGGGAACCTATTTCCATAATGGCGGCACTGGTGGCTATAGCTCCATGTTGGTCTTGGATCACTCAGCTGGCACAGCCGCGTTCGCCCTCACCGACACCACTTCCAGCGTTGACGATCTCGGCAGAATCCTGCTCGACCATGCACGAAACAGGAGCCAGCAATGA
- a CDS encoding ArsR/SmtB family transcription factor, translating into MESDSSVTAELLNRIRELEERVGRLEGNAEAPAPAASEAGGAVSYQGEAVLGEATYAYAWERPTAHLIEGSWDGAMTHLAATAHPIRGRILQHLLHHSATVADLVEAGIVTSTGTGYHHLAALQSAGWILKDRQGRHVIKAKRVVALLTLILAMEEA; encoded by the coding sequence ATGGAATCAGACAGCAGCGTGACAGCGGAACTCCTGAACCGCATTCGGGAATTGGAGGAGCGGGTCGGCAGGCTGGAAGGAAATGCCGAGGCACCCGCGCCTGCAGCGTCGGAAGCAGGGGGCGCCGTGAGCTATCAGGGCGAGGCCGTTCTGGGTGAGGCCACCTACGCCTATGCCTGGGAGCGCCCCACTGCCCATCTCATAGAGGGATCCTGGGATGGGGCCATGACCCACCTCGCAGCCACGGCGCACCCGATCCGGGGCCGTATCCTGCAGCACCTGCTCCACCATTCGGCCACGGTGGCTGATCTGGTGGAGGCCGGGATCGTGACGTCGACAGGCACCGGGTACCACCACCTGGCCGCGCTCCAGTCTGCAGGCTGGATTTTGAAGGACAGACAGGGGCGGCATGTCATCAAAGCGAAGCGCGTGGTGGCGCTGTTGACACTCATACTTGCCATGGAGGAAGCATGA
- the polA gene encoding DNA polymerase I yields MLIDGHSMAFRAFFALPAENFSTTGGQNTNAVYGFLSMLATLLKEHQPSHVAVAFDVGRKTFRTDLFPAYKAQREATPPEFKGQVEILKGVLKTLGISTIEMEDFEADDVIATLAVQAKPLGFDTLIVTGDRDSFQLVNDTTTVLYPMRGVSVLHRFTPEAVEEKYGLTPQQYPDFAALRGDPSDNLPNIPGVGEKTATKWITEYGSLDNLLENAEKIKGKVGDNFRERLDQVKMNRTLTEMIKDMDLPLGPTDMEMQPASVAEVAAEFDTLEFGSNLRERVLAAVKTEGELPAVEITPQDEVIVDTQHLDEWLETRKDQVLALAITGVGTPATGDAHSVAIVDTHRHAVVADLADITPEAERALAQWLADDRAPKLLHGAKAAFHMLAGRGFELKGIEHDTAIAAYLLRPGQRTYELADVYQRHLQRQLKSADNDSRQLTLLDAGDTQALVDEAVAIFELSEELTRQLQEINAFELYRDLEIPLLSILARMESIGIAVNVQTLEDQLETFIDQVRNEEEAARELAGDPSLNLSSPKQLQVVLFETFGMPKTKKTKTGYSTAAAEIEALAVKSPHPFLDHLLAHRQYQKMKTTLEGLIREVGSDGRIHTTFNQTVASTGRLSSTDPNLQNIPVRTEAGRKIRSGFVVGEGFETLLTADYSQIEMRVMAHLSQDPGLIDAYQQGEDLHNYVGSKVFDVPIDGVTPELRRRVKAMSYGLVYGLSAFGLSQQLGIPAGEAKAIMENYFERFGGVKRYLAEVVEQSRKTGYTETLFGRRRYLPELTSDNRVARENAERAALNAPIQGTAADIIKVAMIRVDRELEAANVTSRVLLQVHDELVVEIAPGELEQVREIVEREMDSAISLLVPLEVSAGSGGDWDTAAH; encoded by the coding sequence ATGCTCATCGATGGCCACTCGATGGCTTTTCGTGCTTTCTTCGCGCTTCCCGCGGAGAATTTCTCCACCACCGGTGGTCAGAACACGAATGCGGTGTATGGCTTTCTCTCGATGCTGGCCACGCTGCTCAAGGAGCACCAGCCCTCCCATGTGGCGGTGGCCTTCGATGTGGGGCGCAAGACGTTCCGGACGGATCTGTTTCCGGCGTATAAGGCGCAGCGTGAGGCAACGCCGCCTGAGTTCAAGGGGCAGGTGGAGATTCTCAAGGGTGTGCTGAAAACTCTCGGCATCTCCACCATTGAGATGGAGGACTTCGAGGCGGATGATGTCATCGCCACGCTGGCCGTTCAGGCGAAGCCGCTGGGTTTTGACACCCTCATTGTCACGGGTGACCGTGATTCCTTCCAGCTGGTCAATGACACCACCACCGTGTTGTATCCGATGCGTGGTGTCTCTGTGCTGCACCGTTTCACCCCGGAGGCGGTGGAGGAGAAGTACGGACTGACCCCGCAGCAGTACCCGGACTTTGCGGCGCTGCGTGGAGACCCTTCCGATAACCTCCCCAATATCCCGGGTGTGGGGGAGAAGACCGCCACCAAGTGGATCACGGAGTATGGCTCCCTGGATAACCTCCTGGAGAATGCCGAAAAGATCAAGGGCAAGGTCGGTGATAACTTCCGGGAGCGTCTTGATCAGGTGAAGATGAACCGCACGCTCACCGAGATGATCAAGGATATGGATCTGCCGCTCGGACCCACGGATATGGAGATGCAGCCCGCAAGTGTTGCAGAGGTGGCAGCGGAGTTCGACACCCTGGAATTCGGCTCCAACCTGCGTGAGCGGGTGCTGGCCGCGGTGAAAACCGAGGGGGAGCTCCCGGCAGTGGAAATCACCCCGCAGGATGAGGTGATCGTGGATACCCAGCACCTCGATGAATGGCTGGAAACTCGCAAGGATCAAGTACTGGCCCTTGCCATCACGGGTGTGGGTACCCCTGCAACAGGTGACGCGCACTCGGTGGCCATTGTGGATACCCACCGACATGCTGTGGTTGCAGACCTCGCCGATATCACCCCGGAAGCCGAACGTGCACTTGCGCAGTGGCTCGCTGATGACCGCGCCCCGAAGCTCCTTCACGGCGCGAAGGCCGCCTTCCACATGCTCGCTGGCCGCGGTTTCGAGCTCAAGGGCATCGAGCATGACACCGCGATCGCTGCTTATCTCTTGCGTCCAGGTCAGCGCACCTATGAGTTGGCTGATGTCTACCAGCGTCACCTGCAGCGTCAACTGAAATCCGCGGACAATGACAGCCGCCAGCTCACCCTCCTGGACGCCGGTGACACCCAGGCGCTGGTGGATGAAGCCGTGGCCATCTTTGAGCTGTCTGAGGAACTGACCCGTCAGCTCCAGGAGATCAATGCTTTCGAGCTCTACCGTGACCTTGAGATTCCGTTGTTGAGCATTCTGGCACGTATGGAATCCATCGGCATCGCGGTGAACGTGCAGACGCTGGAAGACCAGCTGGAGACCTTCATTGATCAGGTCAGGAATGAGGAGGAGGCAGCGCGTGAACTCGCCGGCGATCCGAGCCTCAACCTCTCCAGCCCGAAGCAGCTGCAGGTCGTGCTTTTCGAGACCTTCGGCATGCCCAAGACCAAGAAGACCAAGACCGGTTATTCCACCGCCGCCGCTGAGATCGAGGCGCTGGCTGTGAAGAGTCCACACCCGTTCCTGGATCACCTCCTGGCACACCGCCAGTACCAGAAGATGAAAACCACCCTGGAGGGTCTGATCCGTGAGGTGGGTTCCGATGGTCGGATCCACACCACCTTCAACCAGACCGTGGCGTCCACCGGCAGGCTTTCCTCCACCGACCCCAACCTGCAGAACATCCCCGTGCGCACCGAGGCCGGGCGCAAGATCCGTTCCGGTTTCGTGGTGGGCGAGGGTTTTGAGACCCTCCTCACCGCTGACTATTCCCAGATCGAGATGCGTGTGATGGCGCACCTCTCCCAGGACCCGGGTCTGATTGATGCGTATCAGCAGGGCGAGGACCTGCACAATTACGTCGGCTCCAAGGTTTTCGACGTGCCGATCGACGGCGTCACCCCGGAGCTGCGCCGCCGCGTCAAGGCCATGTCCTACGGCCTGGTCTACGGGCTCTCAGCGTTCGGCCTCTCCCAGCAGCTGGGCATCCCGGCAGGCGAGGCGAAGGCGATCATGGAGAACTACTTCGAGCGCTTCGGCGGTGTCAAACGCTACCTGGCTGAGGTGGTCGAGCAGTCCCGCAAGACCGGTTATACCGAGACGTTGTTTGGTCGCCGCCGCTACCTGCCTGAGCTCACCTCCGATAACCGGGTGGCCCGCGAGAACGCTGAGCGCGCTGCCCTCAACGCGCCGATCCAGGGCACAGCCGCGGACATCATCAAGGTGGCCATGATCCGCGTTGACCGCGAACTTGAGGCCGCGAACGTGACCTCGCGGGTGCTGCTCCAGGTCCACGATGAGCTCGTGGTCGAGATCGCCCCCGGCGAGTTGGAGCAGGTCCGGGAGATCGTCGAGCGCGAGATGGACAGCGCCATCTCACTGTTGGTGCCACTCGAGGTCTCCGCCGGCAGCGGCGGCGATTGGGATACGGCCGCGCACTAG
- a CDS encoding class I SAM-dependent methyltransferase — protein MSDFSSANRLWWDLDADDYHARHPDYLGAHSPHGEFYWCPEMLHEKDQRLLGQPEELAGKNILELGCGSAPCARWLAHDVPDAFVTGFDISLGMLRHAGDNHNAHLVQADAAALPYADNSFDVVFSVFGAIPFVEDSAALMKDIARILRPGGRLVFSITHPMRWIFLDDPGPAGLTAITSYFDQTGYIEEDEATGEVTYAEQHRTLGARIGELIDAGFTLTSLIEPEWPEDLTETWGQWSPLRGQLFPGSALFVAKR, from the coding sequence ATCTCTGATTTTTCCTCCGCCAACCGCCTGTGGTGGGACCTGGATGCTGATGATTATCACGCCCGCCACCCCGATTATCTGGGCGCCCACTCCCCTCACGGTGAGTTCTACTGGTGCCCCGAGATGCTCCACGAAAAGGATCAGCGGTTACTCGGCCAACCTGAAGAGCTCGCGGGCAAGAACATCCTGGAATTGGGTTGCGGTTCCGCGCCCTGCGCCCGGTGGCTCGCCCACGATGTCCCGGATGCGTTTGTCACGGGTTTCGACATCTCCCTGGGCATGCTGCGCCACGCCGGCGACAACCACAACGCCCACCTGGTCCAGGCCGATGCCGCCGCACTCCCCTACGCCGACAACTCCTTTGACGTGGTCTTCTCGGTGTTCGGCGCGATCCCCTTCGTGGAGGATTCGGCGGCACTGATGAAGGACATCGCCCGCATTCTGCGCCCCGGCGGCCGCCTGGTTTTCTCCATCACGCACCCCATGCGCTGGATCTTCCTCGACGACCCCGGCCCCGCAGGCCTGACGGCCATCACCAGCTACTTCGATCAAACCGGCTACATAGAAGAGGACGAGGCGACGGGCGAGGTCACCTACGCCGAACAGCACCGCACGCTGGGCGCGCGGATCGGAGAGCTTATCGACGCCGGCTTCACCCTCACCTCCCTCATCGAACCGGAGTGGCCTGAGGATCTCACCGAAACCTGGGGACAGTGGTCACCCCTGCGGGGACAGTTGTTTCCGGGCAGTGCGCTTTTCGTCGCAAAGCGCTAG
- the rpsA gene encoding 30S ribosomal protein S1, whose amino-acid sequence MPTNNAPQVAINDIGSAEDFLAAIDATIKYFNDGDIVEGTVVKVDHDEVLLDIGYKTEGVIPSRELSIKHDVDPDEVVQVGDQIDALVLTKEDKEGRLILSKKRAQYERAWGAIEELKEKDEPVTGTVIEVVKGGLILDIGLRGFLPASLVEMRRVRDLDPYIGQELEAKIIELDKNRNNVVLSRRAFLEQTQSEVRSEFLHQLQKGQVRKGVVSSIVNFGAFVDLGGVDGLVHVSELSWKHIDHPSEVVTVGDEVTVEVLDVDLDRERVSLSLKATQEDPWRVFARTHAVGQIVPGKVTKLVPFGAFVRVEEGIEGLVHISELAQRHVEVPDQVVAVGEEVMVKVIDIDLERRRISLSLKQADEDYTEEFDPSKYGMADSYDDQGNYIFPEGFDAETNEWLEGFDEQRQAWEARYAESERRFQTHTAQIERRRQQAEEAAAEAPAGNYSSESEDAAPSSAAVEETGGSLASDEQLAALREKLAGN is encoded by the coding sequence ATGCCCACCAACAACGCACCTCAGGTAGCCATCAACGACATTGGCTCCGCTGAGGATTTCCTTGCAGCAATCGATGCAACCATCAAGTACTTCAATGATGGCGATATTGTTGAAGGTACCGTGGTAAAGGTCGATCACGACGAGGTTCTCCTCGACATCGGCTACAAGACTGAAGGTGTCATTCCTTCACGTGAACTTTCCATCAAGCACGATGTTGACCCTGATGAGGTCGTCCAGGTCGGCGATCAGATCGACGCACTTGTTCTCACCAAGGAGGACAAGGAAGGTCGTCTGATCCTCTCCAAGAAGCGCGCACAGTACGAGCGTGCATGGGGCGCCATCGAGGAGCTCAAGGAGAAGGACGAGCCGGTTACCGGTACCGTCATCGAGGTCGTCAAGGGCGGCCTCATCCTGGACATCGGCCTGCGTGGCTTCCTGCCTGCATCCCTCGTTGAGATGCGTCGCGTCCGCGACCTGGATCCGTACATCGGCCAGGAGCTCGAAGCCAAGATCATCGAGCTGGACAAGAACCGCAACAACGTCGTTCTGTCCCGCCGTGCATTCCTCGAGCAGACCCAGTCTGAGGTCCGCTCCGAGTTCCTGCACCAGCTCCAGAAGGGCCAGGTCCGCAAGGGCGTCGTCTCTTCCATCGTCAACTTCGGCGCATTCGTCGATCTCGGCGGTGTCGACGGACTGGTCCACGTTTCCGAGCTCTCCTGGAAGCACATCGACCACCCATCTGAGGTTGTCACCGTTGGCGACGAAGTCACCGTTGAGGTTCTCGACGTTGATCTCGACCGCGAGCGCGTCTCCCTGTCCCTGAAGGCCACCCAGGAAGACCCATGGCGCGTCTTCGCCCGCACTCACGCTGTGGGCCAGATCGTTCCAGGCAAGGTCACCAAGCTGGTCCCATTCGGTGCGTTCGTTCGCGTCGAAGAGGGCATCGAGGGCCTCGTCCACATCTCCGAGCTGGCTCAGCGCCACGTCGAGGTTCCGGACCAGGTTGTCGCAGTTGGCGAAGAGGTCATGGTCAAGGTCATCGACATCGATCTCGAGCGTCGTCGTATCTCCCTGTCCCTCAAGCAGGCTGACGAGGACTACACCGAGGAGTTTGACCCATCCAAGTACGGAATGGCTGACTCCTACGACGATCAGGGTAACTACATCTTCCCTGAGGGCTTCGACGCCGAGACCAACGAATGGCTCGAAGGCTTCGATGAGCAGCGTCAGGCTTGGGAGGCTCGTTACGCTGAGTCCGAGCGTCGCTTCCAGACCCACACCGCTCAGATTGAGCGTCGTCGTCAGCAGGCGGAAGAGGCAGCTGCAGAGGCTCCGGCCGGCAACTACTCCTCCGAGTCTGAGGATGCAGCTCCATCATCCGCAGCTGTCGAAGAGACCGGTGGCTCCCTGGCTTCCGACGAGCAGCTCGCTGCTCTCCGCGAGAAGCTCGCAGGTAACTAA
- a CDS encoding glucose PTS transporter subunit IIA: MASKVTTTSQHILDNLGGPENITSMTHCATRLRFQVKDQAAVDQTALDSDPAVLGVVPQGATGMQVVMGGSVANYYQELLKLDGMQGLRDGEGKASGSKDYGGVRGKYSRVDYAFEFLSDTFRPILWALLGASLIITLLVLADTFGLQDFRAPMDEQPDTYVFLHAMWRSVFYFLPIMVGATAARKLGANEWVGAAIPAALLTPEFLALGAAGDTVTVLGLPMVINDYSGQVFPPLIAAVGLFWVEKLLKKIIPEAVQMVFVPFFSLLVMIPATAFLLGPFGIGVGNGISNMLEGINNFSPFILSIVIPLLYPFLVPLGLHWPLNAIMIQNINTLGYDFIQGPMGAWNFACFGLVTGVFILAIRERNKAMRQVSLGGMLAGLLGGISEPSLYGILLRFKKTYFRLLPGCFVGGVVMGIFDIKAYAFVFTSLLTIPAMDPWLGYTIGIAAAFFTSMLLVLFFDYRSDEERKEVKAQLEAANAAEAGETGETGQTGTPAAAAAATNAPATSGAASPATPAATAATGAVAAGTAATSRKILGPGEIAEITAPLQGTAVPLSEVPDPIFAAGKLGPGIAIEPSGNTVVAPADGTVLLVQKSGHAVALRLESGVELLIHVGLDTVQLEGEGFQVHVERKQQVKAGDTLITFDPEFIRSKNLPLITPVVVSNAKKFGSVEGHPNSTADASTSVITVTGKDETA; the protein is encoded by the coding sequence ATGGCGTCTAAAGTAACGACGACATCGCAGCATATTCTGGATAACCTTGGTGGGCCGGAGAACATCACCTCGATGACTCACTGCGCAACCCGCCTCCGTTTCCAGGTTAAAGACCAAGCAGCAGTAGACCAGACCGCACTGGACTCAGACCCTGCAGTCCTCGGGGTGGTGCCCCAGGGCGCTACCGGAATGCAGGTGGTCATGGGCGGCTCAGTGGCTAACTATTATCAGGAACTGCTCAAACTTGACGGTATGCAGGGTCTGCGTGACGGCGAGGGCAAGGCTTCCGGCTCCAAGGATTACGGTGGTGTCCGTGGCAAGTACTCCCGGGTGGACTACGCCTTCGAGTTCCTCTCTGACACCTTCCGCCCGATTCTCTGGGCCCTGCTGGGTGCCTCACTGATCATCACCCTCCTGGTGCTGGCCGATACCTTCGGCCTCCAGGATTTCCGCGCCCCGATGGATGAACAGCCGGATACCTATGTGTTCCTGCACGCCATGTGGCGCTCGGTGTTCTACTTCCTGCCGATCATGGTGGGTGCCACCGCTGCCCGTAAACTCGGTGCCAACGAGTGGGTGGGTGCGGCCATCCCGGCAGCACTGCTCACCCCTGAGTTCCTGGCACTGGGTGCGGCCGGCGACACCGTCACCGTCCTGGGCCTGCCCATGGTGATCAATGACTACTCCGGTCAGGTCTTCCCGCCGCTGATCGCGGCCGTGGGTCTGTTCTGGGTGGAGAAGCTGCTGAAGAAGATCATCCCGGAGGCCGTTCAGATGGTTTTCGTGCCGTTCTTCTCCCTGCTGGTGATGATCCCCGCCACCGCCTTCCTGCTGGGACCATTCGGCATCGGCGTGGGCAACGGTATTTCGAACATGCTGGAAGGTATCAACAACTTCAGCCCGTTCATTCTCTCCATCGTGATTCCGCTGCTGTACCCGTTCCTGGTGCCACTGGGCCTGCACTGGCCACTGAATGCCATCATGATCCAGAACATCAACACCCTTGGCTATGACTTCATCCAGGGCCCCATGGGCGCGTGGAACTTCGCCTGTTTCGGCCTGGTCACCGGTGTCTTCATCCTCGCCATCAGGGAACGCAACAAAGCCATGCGCCAGGTATCCCTCGGCGGTATGCTCGCCGGTCTGCTGGGTGGCATTTCCGAGCCGTCCCTCTACGGTATTCTCCTGCGCTTCAAAAAGACCTACTTCCGACTCCTGCCGGGATGTTTCGTCGGTGGTGTGGTCATGGGTATTTTCGACATCAAGGCCTATGCCTTCGTGTTCACCTCCCTGCTGACCATCCCCGCGATGGACCCATGGTTGGGGTACACCATCGGTATCGCCGCAGCCTTCTTCACCTCCATGCTCCTGGTCCTCTTCTTCGACTACCGTTCCGATGAGGAGCGCAAGGAAGTCAAGGCACAGCTCGAGGCAGCGAACGCCGCTGAAGCTGGCGAGACCGGTGAGACCGGCCAGACTGGCACCCCAGCCGCAGCAGCAGCCGCCACGAACGCGCCGGCGACTTCAGGCGCAGCAAGCCCAGCAACCCCAGCAGCCACCGCTGCCACGGGAGCCGTCGCAGCAGGCACTGCCGCCACCTCCAGGAAGATTCTCGGCCCAGGTGAGATCGCAGAGATCACCGCACCACTCCAGGGCACAGCGGTTCCCCTGTCCGAGGTTCCGGATCCGATCTTCGCCGCCGGCAAACTGGGCCCCGGTATCGCGATTGAACCCAGCGGCAACACGGTGGTCGCTCCGGCTGATGGCACTGTTCTCCTGGTGCAGAAATCCGGCCATGCCGTGGCGCTGCGTCTGGAATCCGGTGTGGAACTGCTCATCCATGTCGGCCTGGACACCGTCCAGCTGGAGGGTGAGGGTTTCCAGGTCCATGTGGAGCGCAAGCAGCAGGTCAAGGCAGGCGACACCCTGATCACCTTTGATCCTGAGTTCATCCGCTCGAAGAACCTGCCCCTGATCACCCCGGTGGTGGTGTCCAACGCCAAGAAGTTCGGTTCCGTTGAGGGCCACCCGAACAGCACGGCGGATGCATCAACCAGCGTTATCACGGTCACTGGGAAAGACGAGACTGCATAA